In Porites lutea chromosome 7, jaPorLute2.1, whole genome shotgun sequence, a single window of DNA contains:
- the LOC140943205 gene encoding tetratricopeptide repeat protein 28-like: MSPDSKYLCESFRIRVAPSLTSLKMIAQCPVDYHHKSGVLLVGDPWVQDVTKLPTLPFARKEVVMIGKILGCTPLIGRQATKDEVLKRLGSVALVHIAAHGSMEAGEIALAPKSGDVDFILTMKDVKQVQLRARLVVLSCCHSAQGEIKAEGVVGIARAFLGAGARSVLVSLWAINDKATLEFMKNFYQHLVAGKSASEAINRAMNCMRESTEFSDVTHWAPFVLIGDDVTLEFEGSK, translated from the coding sequence ATGAGCCCAGATTCCAAGTACCTTTGCGAATCATTCAGAATTCGTGTGGCTCCATCCCTCACAAGCTTGAAAATGATTGCGCAATGTCCGGTAGATTACCATCACAAGTCTGGCGTACTTCTTGTCGGAGATCCGTGGGTGCAAGATGTGACAAAGTTACCGACGTTGCCATTTGCCAGGAAGGAAGTAGTGATGATTGGCAAAATTCTTGGTTGCACGCCTCTTATTGGAAGACAGGCCACGAAGGATGAAGTGTTAAAGCGACTCGGTTCTGTTGCTTTGGTGCACATCGCTGCACATGGCAGCATGGAAGCAGGCGAAATTGCCCTAGCGCCTAAAAGTGGTGACGTGGATTTTATTTTGACGATGAAAGATGTAAAGCAAGTTCAGCTGCGAGCAAGATTGGTTGTACTTAGTTGCTGTCATAGTGCTCAAGGCGAAATCAAAGCGGAGGGTGTTGTCGGCATAGCACGGGCATTCTTAGGTGCCGGTGCCCGTTCTGTTCTGGTGTCTTTGTGGGCGATTAACGACAAGGCCACACTTGAGTTTATGAAAAATTTCTATCAGCACCTTGTGGCAGGAAAAAGTGCAAGTGAAGCCATTAACCGGGCAATGAACTGCATGAGAGAATCCACAGAATTTAGCGATGTAACTCACTGGGCGCCGTTTGTACTCATTGGTGATGACGTCACATTGGAATTTGAAGGGAGCAAATAG